From the Zymomonas mobilis subsp. pomaceae ATCC 29192 genome, the window TTTTAGATTAATTAAATTTAAATATATTTAATTTATATAAAATATTTTATTTATTGATATAATGATAAAGATTTATATTTTATTTTTATTATAAAAATTATTGTGTTTATAAATATATAACCTTTTTTAAAGATATTTTTTCACGGTAATTATCGTACGTTTACTTGAAATCTTTTGTAAAAAAAGACGATATAATGACATTTTTAAGGATAAAACGAGGCAAATTGAAATAAGAAGTTACTTTTACAAGATATTGAAAATAACGATTTTTGAAATCGGATTATTTCCTCAACGATAAAAATTACATTTTTGTATTTTTATATTTTACGTTTTTCTAGGGTATGTGATTTAAAAGTCATGATTTACCTGTAAGGTTTAAAATTTTTTTACAGGATAAGATTTTTTTATTTCAAATCTATCCTTTTCTTTCATGAAGCCTCGATAAAGAAAAGACTTATATTTTGTCATTTATTTTAATAATAGCTGTCAGCTATACAAGATTTTGCTAAACTGCAATTTATACACTGTCGATTATAGAGTCAAAGGTTGAAGCGACATGACCATTTCTACCCTTGAAAAGCCTGATATTACCGCCCGTAATAGATCAAAGGCTGAAAATCCTCTGATGGAAAGTGGCCTTGATCCATGGAGAGGATTTGAAGGGCGGAAGTGGCAACGAGAAATTGATGTGCGGGACTTCATTCTTGCCAATGTGACAAGCTATGAAGGTAATAGTGATTTTCTGGCTGATATTACGCCGCGTACTGCAAAATTATGGGAAAAGCTGAAGGTCTTTTTAGAGGCTGAACGCCAGACACAAGGCGGAGTCCTTGCTGTTGATACCTCTACTGTGGCGACCATCACAGCCCATGCCCCCGGATTTATTGAACGCGATTTAGAAGTTATTGTCGGCTTACAGACGGATGCCCCATTGAAGCGGGCTATCATGCCTTTTGGCGGCTATCGTATGGTTAAAAAAGGTCTTGAAGCCTACGGCTTTGAAGAAGATAAAAATTTATCTGCTATTTTTCCGACGCTTCGTAAGACGCATAATGATGGCGTTTTTGATGTTTATACCCCTGAAATCATGGCATGCCGCCGTTCCGGTATCATTACAGGCTTGCCCGATGCCTATGGTCGGGGGCGCATTATTGGCGATTATCGACGCGTTGCCCTTTATGGGATTGATTGTCTGATTGCAGAAAAGAAAGATCAGGCCAAAAATCTGGAGCGTAATCCTTTTAATGAGGAAACGCTGCGGTTGCGCGAGGAAGTCGCAGAACAGATAAAAGCGCTTCATGAGCTGGCCGCTATGGCTAAGGCTTATGGCTTTGATATTACCCAGCCAGCCGTGACCGCACAACAAGCGGTACAATGGACTTATTTCGCTTATCTTGCGGCTGTTAAAGAAGCAAATGGTGCGGCTATGTCCTTGGGTCGTGTTTCGACCTTCCTTGACATTTATATCGAGCGTGATCTTCAAGAAGGCCGTATCACTGAAGCGGAAGCGCAAGAATTGATTGATCAATTCGTTATGAAGCTGCGGATTGTCCGCTTCCTTCGTACTCCTGAATATGATCAGTTATTTTCTGGTGATCCAACTTGGGTGACTGAATCTTTGGGCGGTATGGCGATTGATGGTCGACCATTGGTAACAAAATCCAGTTTCCGTTTTCTGCATACCTTGGAAAATTTGGGACCAGCGCCAGAACCAAATCTGACCGTTTTATGGTCAGAAAACCTTCCCAAAGGTTTTAAAGATTATTGCGCTAAAATCTCGATTGAGACTTCCTCAATCCAGTATGAAAATGATGATTTGATGCGCTCTTATTGGGGGGATGATTACGGTATTGCCTGCTGTGTTTCCGCTATGCGCATCGGAAAGCAGATGCAGTTTTTCGGGGCACGAGCGAATCTCGCTAAAGCTTTGCTTTATGCTATTAATGGGGGTCGTGACGAAAAAAGCGGGGTTCAGGTTGCACCTGCTTTTGCGCCGGTTACAGGGGATGTCTTAGACTATGAAGATGTCAAACCCCGTCTGTTACAGATGATGGAATGGCTTGCCAGCGTTTATATTAATGCCTTGAATGCCATCCATTTCATGCATGATAAATACATGTATGAACGGATTGAAATGGCACTTCATGATCGTGACATCCTGCGCACGATGGCTTGTGGTATTGCGGGCCTTTCGGTCGCCGCCGACAGTCTTTCTGCTATTAAACATGCCAAAGTAAAAATTATTCGTGATGAGCGTGGGCTAGCCACTGACTTCGAAATCGAAGGCAACTATCCCGCTTATGGCAATAATGATGATCGGGCCGATGAGATTGCCATTTGGTTGGTCGAAAGCTTTATGAACATGCTGCGAAAGCAAACGACTTACCGCAATTCTGTGCCGACCCAATCTGTATTAACGATTACGTCTAATGTCGTTTATGGCAAAAAGACAGGCAATACACCCGATGGCCGAAAAGCGGGTGAGCCTTTTGCACCAGGTGCCAATCCTATGCATGGTCGTGATTTGAAAGGGCCTGTGGCCTCGATGGCCTCTGTTGCAAAATTGCCTTATGCCCATGCACAAGATGGTATTTCCAATACCTTCACCATTGTGCCGAATGCGTTGGGCATGAATAAAGACGAACGCATTGAAAATTTGACGGGTCTTTTGTCCGGCTATTTCGGTTCAGGCGGTCATCATATCAATGTCAATGTCTTTGATCGCAATACGTTATTAGATGCGGTCGATCATCCTGAAAAATATCCGCAACTTACTATTCGTGTTTCTGGATATGCTGTCAATTTTGTCAAATTGACCCGCGAACAACAATTGGATGTGATTAACCGGACTTTCCATGGCCTTGATAATTAAAAGACCATCAGCAGCCAGCCTCTCTGAAAAGGGGGCTGGTTGTCCCAAGGATATAGAAGGGCGCATCCACTCTACTGAAATCGGTGGAGCGGTTGACGGGCCCGGCGTGCGCTTTGTCTTATTTTTGGCGGGTTGTGCGTTGCGCTGCCAATATTGTCATAACCCTGATAGCTGGTCTTTGAAAAATGGCCGTCTGACCACTGCATCCCAAATAAAGGATGAAATCGCTTCTTATGCCCATTTCCTGAAACGGGCAGGGGGCGGTTTAACGTTGAGCGGAGGAGAGCCCTTAGTTCAACCTGAATTTACAAAGACTATTTTAAAAGCGGCAAAAGCCCTCGGGTTACATACTGCGATTGACACGTCCGGTTTTCTGGGCGCTCAGGCCGATGATGATTTATTAGCGGATACCGATCTTGTCTTATTGGACATCAAGGCTTTTAGCGAAAAACGTTATAAAGAGATAACAGGGGTTAATCTTCAGCCTACGCTGTCTTTTGCACGCCGTTTAGCGGCTATTAAAAAGCCCATATGGCTGCGCTATGTACTCGTTCCCGGATTGACAGATAATTATAATGAAATCGCCAATTTAGCTGATTTTGCCGCAACCTTGGGTAATGTCGAAAGAGTGGACGTTTTACCTTTCCATAAAATGGGTGAATATAAATGGAAGTCTTTGGGACTATCTTATCAGTTAGAAAAAACCCAACCACCCTCTGAGGCACAGCTTGCCAAGGTTAGGCAGATATTTCAGGATAATGGTTTAAAATTATCCTGATTTTCTATTTTGTTGAAAATTATTCGCAAGTTTCTTGATGCGTTTTTTATAATTAAACCTTATCATTCTCCCCTAAGTTTTATGAGATAAAATTTTTTCAAGCATTTTTGAAAGCTGATATTTCATTTTTTTAGCCTAACGTAACTGTAACATGTGACCGCTAAGGGGATGGGGTGACCTATCATTATGATAATGGGTCAGAATTGTTATTTCGTCGTTGGCGGAGGTTGATTTCGTCAGCGACCTCTTTTGTTGTAGGCATTACCACGACGGCTTACGGTCAGGCAGCCGTTGCCCAGTTACCGAAAATGACGGATTCAAAAACGACGGCCACCAATATAGAAAAAAATGACGGAGATATTATTGTCACCAGTCGTTCGGGCTTCCAAACCGCTAATGGTGTTTCGGGGGTCGAGATTGGGGGTGGTCTTATTCAAAAAGAAACAGCACCCAAATCGGTTAGCCATGTCTCTACCGATTTTATCCAAAAACAGGCACCTTCGGCTAATGCTTTTGATTTAGTAGCTTTATTGCCTGGTGCGAATGTTACAGCTTCTGATCCTTTAGGTTTTTCTACCCAAACGAATATCACGGTACGGGGGCTTAGCGGGGATGCTATCGGCTATGTGCTGGAAGGTATGCCGTTAAATGATGTCGCCTATTATACGGGCTATCCTACGCAATTTGCGGATAGTGAGAATTACCAACAGATTTCACTTGCCCAAGGCTCTGCTGATCTTAACAGTCCGGTTTTAAATGCCGCGGGAGGGGTGATGAATCTTACCTTCAGAAAACCGGCGGCTAAAATGGGCGACTATGCCGATTTTTCTTATGGTTCATACAATACCAATCGGCAATTTGTCCGTTTGGATACAGGAGAAATAGGCCACAGCGGTGTCATGGGTTTTGTTTCTTATTCCCATGCCCGTACCGATAATTGGCGTGGGCCGGGATATGATGAAAAACAGCATGTCGATTTCAAGCTATTAAAAGAATGGGATAACGATAATCACGTTTCCTTATTAGGTACATGGAACAAGGGCATTACCAGTTATTACCCCCAAGTCGATAAACAAAGCTGGCAGGCTTATGGTATTTCGGGGTCTAATAATCTGAACGGTCGTTTCAATCTCAATAACGATGCTGCTGGAGCGGATTACTGGCGTCTTTATCGCGCTCCCGAAGAAATATTTTATCTGGCAGCACCCACTAAAATTTCACTTTCGAACAAAGTGAAACTCAATATTACGCCTTATGTGCAATGGGATCGCGGCAATGTCCCCGCTGGATCAACACTTAGTGAAACAGGTCTTTGGAATGGGACTGATCCTGTTACTGGCAGTATTACTTTACCCAATGCCCAAGAGGGAAATGCTACTGTCCGCTCTAATTATACGCAAAAATCCTCACGCGCAGGTATCAATGCCAGTATAGAATGGAAAATCAAAAACCATGATTTTACCTTTGGCTATTGGTATGATTATTCTTCCGATAAAGAACAAAATACTTTTACGCCCGTTTCGGAAACAGGTTACGCCCCTAATATATGGGCCGATCATCGTCAGACTATTATCAATCTTCCTGAGGGTTCCCCTTTATTAGGGGCTGATAATCGCACCCATACCTATGTCAACGCATTATATGCGGGCGACCATATAACGCTTCTTCATAAGAAACTGACCCTTGATATTGGTTTCAAAGAAGTCATTATGACACGGCACGGTTATAATTATCTTCCCGGCCCACAGCATAAAGCGAATTTCACAACCTCTGAACCTTTGCCTCGGCTAGGTATTCGTTATCAGATAAACCCTGAAAATCAGGTTTTTTTCAGTGCTTCTACTAATTTTCGTACGGCTGACGAGACCGCACTTTATAATAGTTATGATCCTACAAGTGGAGATTTACTGGTTACAGGTAATAAAAACCTGAAAAATGAATATTCAATCTCAGAAGAGTTAGGGTATCGTTATACGAGTAATAGGATAATCGGCAGCCTTACGCTGTTTAATTATAATTTTTCTAATCGTCAGATTCAGACGGTTATTGTTCAAAATGGTTCTCATATTCAGTCAACGATCAATGCGGGTAATCAGGTTTCCCGCGGTATTGATGTCGAAATTGGGCTTTCCCCTTGGCATCATCTTAGCCCTTATCTTTCAGGAGAATATCTTTCTGCCCATCAGACGGATAATTTAGCAGTCGGTGATGACTTTTTATTAACAAAAGGCAAAAAGGCTATCCGCAGCCCTAATTTCCAAGGTTCGATAGGTATTACCTACGACGATCATCATTTTTTCGGCATGGCGAGTATGAAATATACGGGCTCTCAATACAGCAGTTTTTTAAATGACGAGCGTATTCCGGCTTATGTGACAGGCAATTTGGCTATAGGGTACCGCTTCACACAAGAAGCCTTCCTTAAACATCCAGAATTGCGACTTAATTTTATTAATATTGGTAATAATCACTATTTATCCGGTGTTGCGACACCTACCGCCAATGCACAAGACAGTATCGGTAAAAATGGCACGGTTATCTCTGGAAGTGCTCCCCAATATTATATCGGTGGGGGTTTTGCTGTGCTTTTTTCCGTGAGTAGCGCATTTTAACGCCATAAAATTATTATCATTCGGAAAGAGAGCCATCCGCCATTATGATCGAGGAGAAGGACGGGCATAAAGTCGGTCAGTTTGGGGTTTCGGGTGTCCAATCTGAAAGGGATTGGCCTTATCTGAGCTTTGCAGAAATCGCTGCCATAGTTTCTTCTTATAACGCCATAGGCTGTCTTAAAGAAATCTTATGGCATAGTCGGCGGCCTTATTCTGCAGCGGCCCTTATTATAACGGATCGCAACCAGAAATTTTTTATAAAGCGTCACCATTATCACCTGAGAAATAAATCTTCTTTAGAAAAGGAACATGCTTTCGCCCGTCACCTCTCGCAAAAAGGCTTAAGTATTAGTCAGGTTATGGTCACCGCTTCCGGCGAGAGTGTTATATCTCAAGGTGAATGGTGTTATGAGATTCATGAACCCGCTATAGGGGAAGATATTTACCGCGACGTGATGTCATGGGAACCCTTCTTCTCTATAGATCATGCCTATGCTGCGGGGGAAATGCTCGCAAAATTTCATAATGCTGCCCAAGGTTTTAAAGCGTCTTCCCGCTGTGATCAATTACTGATTGCCAGCGATCATAGTCTTATGCAGCCTGATTTTATGTCAGCCTTAGTCAATAGGACAGCAACCCAAAAAGCCTTAGAAAATCAGCTTAAGGAAAAATCTTGGCAGAAGGATATTGAAGCGGTCATTTTGCCTTTTCATCAACAATTAAAACCCTTTCTTCCCTTGATCAAACCTTTGTGGGGACATGGGGATTGGCATAGTTCCAATATGACATGGACAGGAAAGGGAAAAACAGCCAAAGTCGCTATGGTGTTGGATCTCGGTATGGCGGATTACACTTCCGCTCTTTTCGATTTGGCGACCGCACTAGAGCGGAATGTTCTGCAATGGCTATTGCTCGATA encodes:
- the pflB gene encoding formate C-acetyltransferase codes for the protein MTISTLEKPDITARNRSKAENPLMESGLDPWRGFEGRKWQREIDVRDFILANVTSYEGNSDFLADITPRTAKLWEKLKVFLEAERQTQGGVLAVDTSTVATITAHAPGFIERDLEVIVGLQTDAPLKRAIMPFGGYRMVKKGLEAYGFEEDKNLSAIFPTLRKTHNDGVFDVYTPEIMACRRSGIITGLPDAYGRGRIIGDYRRVALYGIDCLIAEKKDQAKNLERNPFNEETLRLREEVAEQIKALHELAAMAKAYGFDITQPAVTAQQAVQWTYFAYLAAVKEANGAAMSLGRVSTFLDIYIERDLQEGRITEAEAQELIDQFVMKLRIVRFLRTPEYDQLFSGDPTWVTESLGGMAIDGRPLVTKSSFRFLHTLENLGPAPEPNLTVLWSENLPKGFKDYCAKISIETSSIQYENDDLMRSYWGDDYGIACCVSAMRIGKQMQFFGARANLAKALLYAINGGRDEKSGVQVAPAFAPVTGDVLDYEDVKPRLLQMMEWLASVYINALNAIHFMHDKYMYERIEMALHDRDILRTMACGIAGLSVAADSLSAIKHAKVKIIRDERGLATDFEIEGNYPAYGNNDDRADEIAIWLVESFMNMLRKQTTYRNSVPTQSVLTITSNVVYGKKTGNTPDGRKAGEPFAPGANPMHGRDLKGPVASMASVAKLPYAHAQDGISNTFTIVPNALGMNKDERIENLTGLLSGYFGSGGHHINVNVFDRNTLLDAVDHPEKYPQLTIRVSGYAVNFVKLTREQQLDVINRTFHGLDN
- a CDS encoding TonB-dependent receptor, whose product is MTYHYDNGSELLFRRWRRLISSATSFVVGITTTAYGQAAVAQLPKMTDSKTTATNIEKNDGDIIVTSRSGFQTANGVSGVEIGGGLIQKETAPKSVSHVSTDFIQKQAPSANAFDLVALLPGANVTASDPLGFSTQTNITVRGLSGDAIGYVLEGMPLNDVAYYTGYPTQFADSENYQQISLAQGSADLNSPVLNAAGGVMNLTFRKPAAKMGDYADFSYGSYNTNRQFVRLDTGEIGHSGVMGFVSYSHARTDNWRGPGYDEKQHVDFKLLKEWDNDNHVSLLGTWNKGITSYYPQVDKQSWQAYGISGSNNLNGRFNLNNDAAGADYWRLYRAPEEIFYLAAPTKISLSNKVKLNITPYVQWDRGNVPAGSTLSETGLWNGTDPVTGSITLPNAQEGNATVRSNYTQKSSRAGINASIEWKIKNHDFTFGYWYDYSSDKEQNTFTPVSETGYAPNIWADHRQTIINLPEGSPLLGADNRTHTYVNALYAGDHITLLHKKLTLDIGFKEVIMTRHGYNYLPGPQHKANFTTSEPLPRLGIRYQINPENQVFFSASTNFRTADETALYNSYDPTSGDLLVTGNKNLKNEYSISEELGYRYTSNRIIGSLTLFNYNFSNRQIQTVIVQNGSHIQSTINAGNQVSRGIDVEIGLSPWHHLSPYLSGEYLSAHQTDNLAVGDDFLLTKGKKAIRSPNFQGSIGITYDDHHFFGMASMKYTGSQYSSFLNDERIPAYVTGNLAIGYRFTQEAFLKHPELRLNFINIGNNHYLSGVATPTANAQDSIGKNGTVISGSAPQYYIGGGFAVLFSVSSAF
- a CDS encoding phosphotransferase enzyme family protein, whose protein sequence is MIEEKDGHKVGQFGVSGVQSERDWPYLSFAEIAAIVSSYNAIGCLKEILWHSRRPYSAAALIITDRNQKFFIKRHHYHLRNKSSLEKEHAFARHLSQKGLSISQVMVTASGESVISQGEWCYEIHEPAIGEDIYRDVMSWEPFFSIDHAYAAGEMLAKFHNAAQGFKASSRCDQLLIASDHSLMQPDFMSALVNRTATQKALENQLKEKSWQKDIEAVILPFHQQLKPFLPLIKPLWGHGDWHSSNMTWTGKGKTAKVAMVLDLGMADYTSALFDLATALERNVLQWLLLDTQKNIVVYDQLEAFLSGYKSIRPLTRTDKQILAAFLPLVHVEFALSEVVYFGALLKDYASADIAYYQYLLGHARWFSEKEGQALLQWIAAF
- the pflA gene encoding pyruvate formate-lyase-activating protein, yielding MALIIKRPSAASLSEKGAGCPKDIEGRIHSTEIGGAVDGPGVRFVLFLAGCALRCQYCHNPDSWSLKNGRLTTASQIKDEIASYAHFLKRAGGGLTLSGGEPLVQPEFTKTILKAAKALGLHTAIDTSGFLGAQADDDLLADTDLVLLDIKAFSEKRYKEITGVNLQPTLSFARRLAAIKKPIWLRYVLVPGLTDNYNEIANLADFAATLGNVERVDVLPFHKMGEYKWKSLGLSYQLEKTQPPSEAQLAKVRQIFQDNGLKLS